The nucleotide sequence TGGCCCCGCTATGACGACGTCCCGTTTGTACCGTTGCCAAAACCTCTGTCGCTGTGCCGCGTAGGATTGGTAACCACAGCAGGCAAACCTCAGGTCGACATGAAACTCGACTCATTGGGATTCGGGTTATCACTACGGGAGTTGTACGCGCAACCGGTGGCGCCACCGCCTACCAGACTTTATACACAGGATCTGGGCTGGGACAAGGAGGCAACTCACACCGAGGATGTGGATAGCTTCCTACCGATAAATCGCTTATTGGAATATGCAGCCGAAGGTCGGATTGGCTCTGTGTCTCCCCGCTTCTATGGCGTGCCTACTGATTACAGCCAGAAAAGAACTTCACGGCGCTATGCACCACAGGTGATGGAATGGTGCCAAGAGGACAGCGTCGACGCGGTGCTTCTCCCAGCGCTCTGACCGGTTTGTCACCAGACCGTGAGTCTGGTCGGCCGTCACCTTGAGCAAAATGGCATTCCAACGGTAATCATGGGTTGCGCGCGGGACATTGTTGAGGAGTGCGGTGTCGCCCGCTTCGCGTTCACCGACTTTCCGCTCGGGAATCCGTGTGGCAAGCCATGGGACCGGGATATGCAGCGTTCGATCCTAGGGATAGCACTTGATCTGCTGGAGCGGGCATGGATGCCGCGCACCACAGTCCAGACACCATTTCGTTGGGAAGATAATACGTGGCGCGACGCGTTCTTTCGAGTGAATGACAGCAATCGCGAAGCCCTCGCCAAAGCAGGCGAGGAGCGCCGTCACCTACAGGACGAATTAAAAGTAAACGAATGACGGTCATCGACGGATCAAGGGATTTGATTAGCGCAAATCCTTCTCGCAGGTTTACTCTGCTCCCGGAAATAAGCGCTCAGGGGCTGATCGAAGGTCCCCCCCTGTAGTTGCCTCCTCTGTTGTAAAAGCCGGTACCGGTGCTCTGGAACTGCTGTATATCACTCTCGTACTGAGACACCTGCTCATCAATCATCAACTCCAACCCTACGAGGTCGGAAGACTGCTGTCTCAGCCAAACTTCAATCTGGCGAGCCCCTTGAGGCGAGGACGTAGCACGCAGCAGTGCTGCATACTGGGTGAGAGTACTTCGCCCCTCCTGCTCTTTCCCTTCTTTCAGGAGTGTGAGGGATTTGTACCCGAGCACCCGCAGGTACGCATAACTCTTTCCGTCCACTTGCTGTGCTTCCGCGAGGTAGCGTCCCGCGGCGGGTAAATCCCCCATCTTGTAACTGGCGGTCGCAGCATACGCGTACGCTGCTGGCCATCGCTGAGCCTCTGCGGCTTTAACAAAATCTGCCCTGGCTTCTGCATACTCGCCTTCCTGGAGCAGCCGCTTTCCATGAAACATGTCCTCGCTGTACATATTCCAACTGCTGGAACAGGATAGACTGAGCAACGCTACTAAACTCGCTAAACACCAGAATGTGCTCTTCATCACGCGTCCTCCTTCAGGACAATCGATCGATCATACTCACTTATGTAATCAGCATAATCTGCAGTGTCAACTGTCGGGAGCCTGTTTCCGGTTCTTATTTTTCACCTTGACTCCGCGCGGAGGCAGGAGTAACGTTCAAATAGTTGCTCCTTCTTACGGTGATTGCTCTAAAGTTACTGGAGTCGTTCGGGAGCACGGGCCGTGGAGTGTTGGTTCGATTAATCGCTAGTGTATGAACGCGTCTACGTTCGTACTAAAATTTCTCTTTAGAGGGGGATGCTTATGCCTGGAGAAATGAATCGGAGGGATTTTCTAAAAACTGCAGCAGCGAGCAGCGTCATCTTCTGCAGTTGCAGCCTGCTGGACGCCGCGCGTGCCCAGCTGCCTTCGGGCCATCGTCTGCCTGTGGTCGTGAAAGGCAAGCGCGTCAAGACTATCGATGTGCACTCGCATTGTTACTTCCGCGACGTTGAGCCGCTACTGGGCCCTGAGGCAGCCATGCTCCACCCACCCGTGAACAACGGCGAAGCGAATTTCATTGAGATTGAAAAACGGCTGCAGGCTATGGATGGGCAGGGCGTCGACATGGAAGTGCTGTCGATCAATCCTTTCTGGTACGAGAAGGAGCGGGATCTCGCCGCACAGATCGTGAAAATCCAGAATGAAAAGCTGGCCGAGCTTTGCGCTGCCAGGCCTGACCGCTTTGCCGCTTTTGCTTCGCTGACGCTGCAGGCGCCAGAGCTTGCAATTGAAGAACTGGAAACCGCCGTGAAGAAACAGGGGCTCCGCGGTGCGGCTATTGGTGGATGGGTTGCGGGGTATGAGTTCTCAAACCCCAAGTTTCATCCTGTCTGGGCCAAGGCGGAAGAACTAGGGGCAGTTTTATTCATCCATCCCCAAGGCATCCCCGAACTCTCCAAGCGCCTATCCGGTAACGGTATTCTCGGCAACACCATCGCCAACCCGCTCGAGACCACGATTGCGCTGTCTCATCTGATCTTCGAAGGAACGCTCGACAAGTTTTCCGGCCTTAAGATCATTGCTGCTCACGGCGGCGGCTACTTGCCTTTCTACGCCGACCGTTCGGATCATGTCTGCACCGCTCTCGGGCAGTGCGATCCCAAGATCACCCTGAAGAAGAAGCCTTCAGAGTATCTCAAACAGCTTTATTTCGATTCATTGGTGTTTACGTCGGAAGCAATCCGCCATCTGGCATTTCAGGTGGGCGCAGACAGAATCGTCCTGGGCAGCGATTATCCCTACCCATGGCAGCCGCGTCCTGTCGATCACATTTTGGGCTGTAAATCACTGAAGCCGAAAGAGAAGGTGGCGATTCTCGGCGGGACTGCCGCGCGTCTGCTGAAAATTACAGCATAAGTTTATTGGTTATGCTTTCGAGCCGGGCAGCGCTGTAGCGGCTGCCCGGCGCATCTATGCACGCCAATACCCGGTCTATCACACCTCTTCGAGCATCGTAGTGAAGAGGTCGTGGTGCTCTTCTTCATCTTCAAGGATTTCCTTGAACATGAACGCAGTCGTTACGTCGCCCTCTTTGGTGGCGAGTTCAATGATCTTTCGGTACATAGTGACCGCTTCCTCTTCAGCTTTCGTATCCAGCTCAAGGAATTCCTTCAAGCTGG is from Syntrophorhabdales bacterium and encodes:
- a CDS encoding amidohydrolase family protein, translated to MPGEMNRRDFLKTAAASSVIFCSCSLLDAARAQLPSGHRLPVVVKGKRVKTIDVHSHCYFRDVEPLLGPEAAMLHPPVNNGEANFIEIEKRLQAMDGQGVDMEVLSINPFWYEKERDLAAQIVKIQNEKLAELCAARPDRFAAFASLTLQAPELAIEELETAVKKQGLRGAAIGGWVAGYEFSNPKFHPVWAKAEELGAVLFIHPQGIPELSKRLSGNGILGNTIANPLETTIALSHLIFEGTLDKFSGLKIIAAHGGGYLPFYADRSDHVCTALGQCDPKITLKKKPSEYLKQLYFDSLVFTSEAIRHLAFQVGADRIVLGSDYPYPWQPRPVDHILGCKSLKPKEKVAILGGTAARLLKITA
- a CDS encoding glycine/sarcosine/betaine reductase selenoprotein B family protein → MEHFQTHRSFVSYIDRTREFYAAQGYPKAYAWPRYDDVPFVPLPKPLSLCRVGLVTTAGKPQVDMKLDSLGFGLSLRELYAQPVAPPPTRLYTQDLGWDKEATHTEDVDSFLPINRLLEYAAEGRIGSVSPRFYGVPTDYSQKRTSRRYAPQVMEWCQEDSVDAVLLPAL